One Halarcobacter ebronensis genomic window carries:
- a CDS encoding LysE family translocator, with protein sequence MEIFTLNFFIALLIYLLGVASPGPSNLAIAHTSIYAGRKAGIVFALGITCGSFFWGILAASGLQPLLNKYSDLLYILKLLGGLYFLYLAFNSFKMAFNKQKRKSVDISKKRVSYPKYFLFGVVMHLLNPKAIAVWIAIIAVALPNESLNTGSLYVPVIACLPIGIFVFIGYSFMFSNEKVVNRYFSFKRYIDSIVGTTFSVVGLKLIFEEK encoded by the coding sequence ATGGAGATATTTACATTAAACTTTTTTATAGCTTTATTAATATATCTTTTAGGAGTTGCTAGTCCAGGACCAAGTAATTTGGCAATTGCACACACTTCAATATATGCAGGAAGAAAAGCTGGTATTGTTTTTGCTTTAGGAATTACTTGTGGGTCGTTTTTTTGGGGAATTTTAGCTGCTTCAGGACTGCAACCACTATTAAATAAATATTCAGACCTTTTGTATATTTTAAAGCTTTTAGGAGGTTTGTATTTTCTCTATTTAGCTTTTAACTCTTTTAAAATGGCATTTAATAAACAAAAAAGAAAAAGTGTAGATATCTCTAAAAAAAGAGTTTCATATCCAAAATATTTTTTATTTGGTGTTGTAATGCATCTATTAAATCCAAAAGCAATTGCAGTATGGATTGCAATAATAGCTGTTGCCCTGCCAAATGAGAGTTTAAATACAGGTTCATTATATGTTCCTGTTATAGCTTGTTTGCCAATTGGAATATTTGTTTTTATTGGATACTCTTTTATGTTTTCAAATGAAAAAGTTGTAAATAGATATTTTAGTTTTAAAAGATATATTGATAGTATTGTTGGAACTACATTTTCTGTTGTAGGACTAAAATTAATATTTGAAGAGAAATAG
- a CDS encoding tRNA-uridine aminocarboxypropyltransferase, with the protein MISREICFRCYRPKSSCMCKFIKSIDTNTRFVILMHPKEYRKTKNGTGHFTNLSLKNSELIVGIDFSNNKRVNEIINNPDINSYLLYPSTNSIELNSEKLETKDKKSVIFIIDSTWPCSKKIIRLSENLNRLPKVSFKYTNSSNFKIKTQPNEYSLSTIESVYCVLKLLCEQNLEDIKESELNNFLSPFEMMVSYQLKCQKQESIRYKIR; encoded by the coding sequence TTGATTTCAAGGGAAATTTGTTTTAGATGTTATAGACCTAAAAGTAGTTGTATGTGTAAATTTATTAAAAGTATAGATACAAATACTAGGTTTGTTATTTTAATGCATCCTAAAGAGTATAGAAAAACTAAAAATGGTACAGGACATTTTACTAATCTCTCTTTGAAAAACTCCGAGCTAATTGTTGGTATTGATTTTTCTAACAATAAAAGAGTAAATGAGATAATTAATAATCCTGATATAAATTCATATTTGCTCTATCCATCAACAAATAGTATTGAACTAAATAGTGAAAAATTGGAAACAAAAGATAAAAAAAGTGTTATTTTTATAATTGATTCAACTTGGCCTTGCTCTAAAAAAATTATCAGATTAAGTGAAAATCTAAATAGACTTCCAAAAGTTAGTTTTAAATATACCAATAGCTCTAATTTTAAAATAAAAACACAACCAAATGAGTATAGCCTATCAACTATTGAGTCAGTATATTGTGTATTAAAACTTTTATGTGAACAAAATCTTGAAGATATAAAAGAGTCTGAACTCAATAATTTTTTAAGCCCATTTGAAATGATGGTCTCATATCAATTAAAGTGTCAAAAACAAGAGAGCATAAGATACAAAATAAGATAG
- the radA gene encoding DNA repair protein RadA: MAKKKTSLFECQHCGEQSTKWLGKCPNCGSWDSFIELNQEQQEVLKQTAKVVNTTSKATPITQIEQDDVSRFSSYNDEFDLVLGGGIVPGSLTLIGGSPGVGKSTLLLKVAGSIAHSGKKVLYVSGEESSGQIKLRANRLEANSERLYLLSEIKLDEILDELLREDYEVCIIDSIQTIYSSSITSAPGSVSQVREITFELMRKAKESDIAMFIIGHITKDGSIAGPRVLEHMVDTVLYFEGEASRELRMLRGFKNRFGSTSEIGIFEMTGEGLISAKDIASKFFDKSKAQSGSALTVVMEGSRALIIEVQALVTESTYPNPKRSATGFDANRLNMLLALLEKKIDLPLNHYDVFINISGGIKIKESSADLAVIAAIISSFRDRPISKESVFVGEVSLTGEIKDVYSIDLRLKEAQAQGIKKAVIAQKTNLKLNLKTFAVDEVAKMIELF; the protein is encoded by the coding sequence ATGGCAAAAAAGAAAACATCACTTTTTGAGTGTCAACATTGTGGAGAACAAAGCACTAAATGGCTTGGGAAATGTCCAAACTGCGGTTCATGGGATAGTTTTATTGAACTAAATCAAGAGCAACAAGAGGTACTCAAACAAACAGCAAAAGTAGTTAATACAACATCAAAAGCTACACCAATAACCCAAATAGAACAAGATGATGTAAGTAGATTCTCTTCATATAATGATGAGTTTGATTTAGTTTTAGGTGGAGGAATAGTTCCAGGAAGTTTAACTTTAATTGGAGGAAGCCCAGGAGTTGGAAAATCAACTCTACTTCTTAAAGTTGCAGGAAGTATTGCCCATTCAGGTAAAAAAGTTTTATATGTATCAGGAGAAGAGAGTTCAGGACAAATAAAACTGCGAGCAAACAGACTTGAAGCAAATAGTGAAAGACTCTATTTACTTAGTGAAATTAAACTTGATGAGATACTTGATGAACTTTTAAGAGAAGATTATGAGGTATGTATTATTGACTCTATTCAAACTATCTATTCAAGCTCTATTACTTCTGCTCCTGGTTCAGTTTCACAAGTGCGAGAGATAACCTTTGAACTTATGAGAAAAGCAAAAGAGTCTGATATAGCCATGTTTATTATTGGACATATTACAAAAGATGGAAGTATTGCAGGACCTCGTGTTTTAGAACATATGGTTGATACAGTTTTATACTTTGAAGGGGAAGCGAGTAGAGAACTTAGAATGTTAAGAGGCTTTAAAAATAGATTTGGTTCAACTTCAGAAATAGGTATTTTTGAGATGACAGGAGAAGGACTTATTTCTGCAAAAGATATTGCTTCAAAATTTTTTGATAAAAGTAAAGCTCAAAGTGGTTCAGCTCTAACAGTTGTAATGGAAGGAAGTAGAGCTTTAATTATAGAGGTTCAAGCGTTAGTTACAGAATCAACCTATCCAAATCCAAAAAGAAGTGCAACAGGTTTTGATGCAAATAGATTAAATATGCTTTTAGCTTTACTTGAGAAAAAAATTGACTTACCCCTAAACCACTACGATGTTTTTATAAATATAAGTGGAGGAATAAAAATAAAAGAGAGTTCAGCTGATTTAGCTGTAATTGCAGCAATAATTAGTTCATTTAGAGATAGACCTATATCAAAAGAGTCTGTATTTGTTGGAGAAGTATCTCTTACAGGAGAGATAAAGGATGTTTACTCTATTGATTTAAGATTAAAAGAGGCACAAGCCCAAGGAATAAAAAAAGCTGTAATAGCTCAAAAAACAAATCTGAAACTAAATCTTAAAACATTTGCTGTTGATGAAGTTGCTAAAATGATAGAACTTTTTTAA
- the ybeY gene encoding rRNA maturation RNase YbeY, which translates to MIDFDNQTDVKIDISTLEEIAEDSTSKDIELLVVNNETIKELNKEYRNIDKATDVLSFPLEFEMENMPLGSIVISIDFVEEKAKEYGHTFDDELKLLFIHGLLHLLGFDHEVDNGEHREEEERLIEKYNLPSSLIVRNS; encoded by the coding sequence GTGATTGACTTTGATAATCAAACAGATGTAAAAATAGACATTTCTACTTTAGAAGAGATTGCAGAAGATTCTACTTCAAAAGATATTGAACTTCTAGTTGTAAATAATGAAACAATAAAAGAGCTAAATAAAGAGTACAGAAATATAGACAAAGCAACAGATGTTTTGAGTTTTCCATTAGAGTTTGAGATGGAAAATATGCCTTTAGGTTCTATTGTTATCTCTATTGATTTTGTTGAGGAAAAAGCAAAAGAGTATGGGCACACTTTTGATGATGAATTAAAACTTTTGTTTATTCATGGACTTCTTCACTTACTTGGTTTTGACCATGAGGTGGATAATGGAGAGCATAGAGAAGAAGAAGAGAGATTGATTGAAAAGTATAATCTTCCTAGTAGCTTGATTGTAAGGAACTCATAA
- a CDS encoding calcium/sodium antiporter produces the protein MDILIFIVAMAALIYGADFIIEQSERIALHYKISPFVIGATLIAVGTSLPEMAVSISASAKGSGDIAVANVIGSTIFNIALVLGVVFLISKKITPNRDLFAKDSAWALFPILVFILMSIDGKLNFVDGVLFVILMLGYLLFLVTSNQVDKVDEELKKEKFAWGKSSVMLLFGFVLTIGGADFAIDSAGNIARSFGISEWVIGLFLVAFGTSLPELTISVKSALNNNSDLAIGNIIGSNVANFTMVLGFSSMVNPLNVNLSANFFDIAAAFVLSLMLVFITANKLYNKSAGIALMVVFGLVIQNSL, from the coding sequence ATGGATATATTGATATTTATTGTAGCAATGGCAGCACTTATTTATGGTGCAGATTTTATTATTGAGCAGAGTGAAAGAATTGCCCTTCACTACAAAATATCACCTTTTGTTATTGGTGCTACTTTAATTGCTGTAGGAACCTCACTTCCTGAAATGGCAGTATCAATTTCAGCCTCAGCTAAAGGAAGTGGAGATATAGCAGTTGCAAATGTTATTGGAAGTACAATTTTTAATATTGCTCTTGTTTTAGGAGTGGTTTTTTTAATTTCTAAAAAGATAACACCCAATAGAGATCTTTTTGCAAAAGATTCTGCATGGGCACTTTTCCCTATTTTAGTTTTTATTCTAATGAGTATTGATGGTAAATTAAACTTTGTTGATGGAGTTCTTTTTGTTATTTTAATGCTTGGATATCTGTTATTTCTTGTTACTTCAAATCAAGTTGACAAAGTTGATGAAGAGTTAAAAAAAGAGAAATTTGCTTGGGGAAAATCTTCAGTTATGCTTCTTTTTGGATTTGTTTTAACAATAGGTGGGGCAGATTTTGCAATTGATAGTGCAGGAAATATTGCAAGAAGTTTTGGTATCAGTGAATGGGTAATTGGACTATTTTTAGTTGCCTTTGGAACATCTTTACCTGAACTTACAATCTCTGTAAAATCGGCACTTAATAATAATTCTGATTTAGCAATTGGTAATATTATAGGCTCAAACGTTGCAAACTTTACTATGGTATTAGGTTTTAGCTCAATGGTAAATCCACTAAATGTAAACCTGTCAGCAAACTTTTTTGATATAGCAGCAGCATTTGTTTTATCACTTATGCTTGTATTTATTACAGCAAATAAACTCTATAATAAAAGTGCAGGAATTGCACTTATGGTAGTATTTGGATTGGTTATTCAAAATAGCTTATAA
- a CDS encoding Fur family transcriptional regulator has translation MFNSSILLKEYNLKVTPQRVAIVDELYKNGHMNIDELYQNLLKKFPSISLATIYKNVNAMVEKIFLNEVKIPESKSVYELVKEEHSHLVCKSCGKIEDINIDTSILNSSILSISNFKVEDTKVVFSGVCSNCQ, from the coding sequence ATGTTCAATAGTTCGATACTGCTAAAAGAGTATAATCTAAAAGTAACACCTCAAAGAGTTGCTATTGTAGATGAGTTGTATAAAAATGGGCATATGAACATAGATGAGTTATATCAAAATTTATTAAAAAAATTTCCTTCTATTTCTCTTGCAACTATTTATAAAAATGTTAATGCGATGGTAGAAAAAATATTTTTAAATGAAGTTAAAATTCCTGAATCTAAATCAGTATATGAGTTAGTAAAAGAGGAACACTCTCATCTTGTTTGTAAATCTTGTGGAAAAATTGAAGATATAAATATTGATACTTCTATTTTAAATAGTTCAATTTTATCAATTTCAAATTTCAAAGTTGAAGATACAAAAGTTGTATTTTCTGGAGTTTGTTCTAATTGTCAATAA
- a CDS encoding ferritin family protein: protein MKQYQSYKCNKCGNVVEVQKVGGGELHCCGQAMEMITENLTAVNLMKAFAGESMARNKYEYYAKVAQKEGYRDIAEHFQRAANNEKKHANLELRAHNEMIKGKELGNTVENLLDAIAGESYENITMYPDFAKIAKEEGKNQISKMLELIGKIEVEHENMYKMLLERLESGKEFESDNEDEEWICEVCGHVHRGKKPPKVCPVCKHPQEYQSRLNSKK from the coding sequence ATGAAACAGTATCAATCGTATAAATGTAACAAATGTGGAAATGTTGTAGAAGTGCAAAAAGTAGGTGGTGGAGAGCTTCACTGCTGTGGTCAAGCAATGGAAATGATTACAGAAAATTTAACTGCTGTTAACTTAATGAAAGCGTTTGCTGGAGAGTCTATGGCAAGAAATAAATATGAGTATTATGCAAAAGTTGCTCAAAAAGAGGGATACAGAGATATAGCTGAACACTTCCAAAGGGCAGCAAATAATGAGAAAAAACATGCAAATTTAGAACTTAGAGCTCATAATGAGATGATTAAAGGTAAAGAGTTAGGAAATACAGTTGAAAACCTTTTAGATGCAATTGCTGGAGAAAGTTATGAAAATATCACAATGTATCCAGATTTTGCAAAAATTGCTAAAGAAGAAGGGAAAAATCAAATCTCAAAAATGCTTGAACTAATTGGTAAAATTGAAGTTGAGCATGAAAATATGTATAAAATGCTTTTAGAGAGACTTGAATCAGGTAAAGAGTTTGAAAGTGATAATGAAGATGAAGAGTGGATCTGTGAAGTCTGTGGACATGTACATAGAGGTAAAAAACCACCAAAAGTATGCCCAGTATGTAAACACCCACAAGAGTATCAATCAAGACTAAACAGCAAAAAATAG
- a CDS encoding endonuclease/exonuclease/phosphatase family protein: protein MIKALFLLSLLLVQLYSKNITICSYNVENLFDLENDKSEYKEYKPNEKSKWNKKTFDIKVSNILKVLNDMNCDIVALQEIENEKLIKLLQKKLPKYAYSSFSKFKNASVGLGFLSAIKIVENKTIDVKFSDKLFRPILENTFVVNNIEFKIFNNHWPSKKSNESYRIKYAKTLFDSVNELPRDYDYILLGDFNSNYNEFETIKYDEKLNSTNGITGINQVLNTTLDKKYITYDDILRRDKRVHYNLWLDLEYKDRFSTIFRNNYNTPDNIIVSPALFDNKKMSYVKNSFKIFKPDYLFKNKNIFRWQIKNEIHKGEGFSDHLPIMATFTTDKIKNSIKKDENENKISTLYKKIKLIEPLVIKDAIVIYKSSNNAIIKQKNDRAIFLYNNAKELKEGFSYDIKVLQIKEYFGLKEISEFEILNSNQKEKNYKTMYVDANIDFEDTKYQNEIIQNIEGIYKKRDLFFDNKKVRLYFKDKELEPKDGTNIIIKRAQIGYYKNGVQLVINNKSDIDVN from the coding sequence TTGATAAAAGCCCTTTTTCTATTATCTCTCTTATTAGTTCAACTATATTCAAAAAATATCACCATATGCTCTTATAATGTTGAAAATCTATTTGATTTAGAAAATGATAAAAGTGAATATAAAGAGTACAAACCAAATGAAAAATCTAAATGGAATAAAAAAACTTTTGATATAAAAGTTTCAAATATTTTAAAAGTTTTAAATGATATGAACTGTGATATTGTTGCACTTCAAGAGATAGAAAATGAAAAACTAATAAAACTTTTACAAAAAAAACTACCAAAATACGCTTACTCATCTTTTTCTAAATTTAAAAATGCAAGTGTAGGACTTGGATTTTTAAGTGCAATTAAAATTGTAGAAAATAAAACTATTGATGTAAAATTTAGTGATAAACTCTTTAGACCTATTTTAGAGAACACCTTTGTTGTTAATAATATTGAATTCAAAATTTTTAATAACCATTGGCCTTCTAAAAAATCAAATGAGAGTTATAGAATAAAATATGCAAAAACACTTTTTGATAGTGTAAATGAATTACCAAGAGATTACGACTACATTTTGCTTGGAGATTTTAACTCAAATTATAATGAATTTGAAACAATAAAATATGATGAAAAGTTAAACTCTACAAATGGGATAACAGGGATAAATCAAGTTTTAAATACAACTTTAGATAAAAAATATATAACTTATGATGATATATTAAGAAGAGATAAAAGAGTACACTATAATCTATGGCTTGATTTAGAGTATAAAGATAGATTCTCAACAATTTTTAGAAATAACTATAATACTCCTGATAATATTATTGTATCCCCTGCTCTATTTGACAATAAAAAAATGAGTTACGTAAAAAATAGTTTTAAAATCTTTAAACCAGACTATCTTTTTAAAAATAAAAATATTTTTAGATGGCAGATAAAAAATGAGATTCATAAAGGTGAAGGCTTTTCTGATCATCTTCCAATTATGGCGACTTTTACCACTGATAAAATAAAAAATAGTATAAAAAAAGATGAGAATGAGAATAAAATATCAACCCTTTATAAAAAAATAAAACTTATTGAACCACTTGTTATAAAAGATGCTATTGTAATTTACAAAAGCTCAAATAACGCCATAATTAAACAAAAAAATGATAGAGCTATTTTTTTATATAACAATGCCAAAGAGCTAAAAGAAGGCTTCTCTTATGATATAAAAGTACTTCAAATAAAAGAGTATTTTGGCTTAAAAGAGATATCAGAGTTTGAGATATTAAATAGTAATCAAAAAGAAAAAAATTATAAAACCATGTATGTTGATGCTAATATAGATTTTGAGGATACTAAGTATCAAAATGAAATAATACAAAATATTGAAGGTATATATAAAAAAAGAGATCTTTTTTTTGATAATAAAAAAGTTAGGCTCTACTTCAAAGATAAAGAGCTTGAACCAAAAGATGGAACTAATATAATAATTAAAAGAGCGCAAATTGGGTATTATAAAAATGGCGTTCAATTAGTAATAAATAATAAAAGTGATATAGATGTTAATTAA
- the murJ gene encoding murein biosynthesis integral membrane protein MurJ, producing MLIKSIFTNSSGILVSRVLGFIRDLLTASILGANIYSDIFFVAFKLPNLFRRIFAEGAFTQAFIPSYAKSKNKIRFSSMVFLELFFFLIILSLVVTLFSTLVTKVVAFGFDEATIKLASPLVAINFYYLPLIFCVTFIAALLQYKNHFATTAFSTALLNIAMIIALLISKNMDKYEITFYLSYGVIVGGFLQVAVHLMTMKKHNLCKIFTFRKHKKKDENRFYKSFFAATVGSSTAHISAFLDTWLASFLVSGSISYLYYANRVFQLPLALFAIATSTALFPMIAKAIKNKDENKALHLMKKSSLILFVLLFVATLIGTVFNKEIIWLLFERGAFTSTDTQNTALVLVMYLLGLVPFGLAKIFSLWLYANEKQFLAAKISMKALGANIVFSLLLIIPYEAAGLAFASTLSGFILLYLTLKEFGFKKVKTLYFM from the coding sequence ATGTTAATTAAATCGATTTTTACAAACAGCAGTGGAATTTTAGTCTCAAGAGTTCTTGGTTTTATAAGAGATCTTTTAACTGCCTCAATTCTTGGAGCAAATATCTACTCTGATATCTTTTTTGTTGCCTTTAAACTACCAAATCTTTTTAGACGAATATTCGCTGAAGGTGCTTTTACACAAGCTTTTATTCCCTCTTATGCAAAAAGTAAAAATAAGATCAGATTCTCTTCTATGGTCTTTTTGGAACTATTTTTCTTTTTAATAATTTTATCTTTAGTTGTAACACTTTTTTCAACTCTTGTAACAAAAGTTGTTGCTTTTGGTTTTGATGAAGCAACCATCAAATTAGCTTCACCTTTAGTTGCTATAAACTTTTATTATCTACCTCTTATTTTTTGTGTAACTTTTATTGCAGCACTTTTACAATATAAAAATCACTTTGCAACAACAGCTTTTTCAACAGCTTTATTAAATATTGCAATGATTATAGCCCTACTTATATCTAAAAATATGGATAAATATGAGATTACCTTTTATCTCTCTTATGGAGTAATTGTAGGTGGTTTTTTACAAGTTGCCGTTCATCTAATGACAATGAAAAAACACAATCTTTGCAAAATATTTACTTTTAGAAAACATAAAAAAAAGGATGAGAATAGATTTTATAAAAGCTTTTTTGCTGCAACAGTAGGAAGTTCAACAGCACATATCTCTGCTTTTTTAGATACTTGGTTGGCTTCATTCTTAGTAAGTGGTTCTATCTCTTATTTATATTACGCAAATAGAGTTTTTCAACTACCCCTTGCTCTTTTTGCAATAGCAACTTCTACTGCTTTGTTTCCAATGATTGCAAAGGCAATAAAAAACAAAGATGAGAACAAAGCGTTACATTTAATGAAAAAATCATCACTAATACTTTTTGTTCTTCTTTTTGTAGCTACATTAATTGGAACAGTTTTTAACAAAGAGATAATCTGGCTTCTTTTTGAAAGGGGTGCTTTTACTTCAACTGATACACAAAATACTGCTTTAGTTCTAGTTATGTATCTACTTGGTTTAGTCCCTTTTGGTTTAGCAAAAATTTTTTCATTATGGCTTTATGCAAATGAAAAACAGTTTTTAGCTGCAAAAATATCTATGAAAGCCCTTGGAGCAAATATAGTTTTTTCTTTACTTTTAATTATCCCTTATGAGGCAGCTGGACTTGCTTTTGCAAGTACTCTAAGTGGATTTATTTTGCTTTATCTAACCCTAAAAGAGTTTGGATTTAAAAAAGTAAAAACCCTCTATTTTATGTAA
- a CDS encoding ABC transporter ATP-binding protein codes for MKNFFKYYLPLYKNYKLKIFYSLIGILLVAGGSGGLAYIVKPLLDEVFIAKDKDMLLMIPFLLILVQSAQGFGKYIQVYYVSYIGQDIIRITRDRLLQHILTLDISFFQKKHGGELISRLTNDINRIQTAVSNQIAGLIRETLTIVALIFVVIYQSAELAFYGLIVLPISVYPLSILARKIKKLSFRSQESASDITSHLSETFNNVEIIKANCTEKMELEKFEEHNKNFFNINIKTVKTSELSSPIMEFLGAVAAAIVIMYGGSEVIRGELTAGSFMSFIAALFMLYTPVKRLSAIYNQLQDAVAAHERVISLYEIKPQILTGDKNFPENIETIDIKNVSLNYGELQALKNINLSAKKGEKIALVGDSGGGKSSLINLLIRFYDVNSGEILFNETLLKEINIKSLRTNISVVTQRVYIFNDTIASNVAYGQKIDEEKVIEALKQAHAYDFVSKMEDGIYAKLDEFGTNLSGGQRQRIAIARALYKNPQVLILDEATSALDNESESIISEVIDEISKNRITFVIAHRLSTIKNADKIAVFKNGEIVCVDKEKNLLNNCSEYQRLYNLANL; via the coding sequence ATGAAAAACTTTTTTAAATACTATTTGCCACTTTACAAAAATTATAAACTTAAAATTTTTTATTCACTAATTGGTATTTTACTTGTAGCTGGGGGAAGTGGAGGATTAGCTTATATTGTTAAACCACTTCTAGATGAAGTCTTTATTGCAAAAGATAAAGATATGCTTTTAATGATACCTTTTTTATTAATTCTTGTTCAATCAGCACAAGGTTTTGGAAAATATATACAGGTCTATTATGTCTCATATATTGGGCAAGATATTATTAGAATAACAAGAGATAGACTACTTCAACATATTCTAACTTTAGATATCTCATTTTTTCAAAAAAAACATGGTGGAGAGTTAATCTCTAGATTAACAAATGATATAAATAGAATTCAAACGGCTGTTTCAAACCAAATTGCAGGACTTATTAGGGAAACTTTAACTATAGTTGCTCTAATTTTCGTAGTTATTTACCAAAGTGCTGAATTGGCTTTTTATGGTTTAATTGTTTTACCTATTTCTGTTTATCCTCTGTCAATTCTAGCTAGAAAAATAAAAAAACTCTCATTTAGATCTCAAGAGAGTGCTTCAGATATCACTTCTCATTTAAGTGAAACTTTTAATAATGTTGAAATAATAAAAGCAAACTGTACAGAAAAAATGGAACTTGAAAAATTTGAAGAGCATAATAAAAACTTCTTTAATATAAATATAAAAACAGTAAAAACCTCTGAACTTAGTTCTCCAATTATGGAGTTTTTAGGTGCAGTTGCTGCTGCTATTGTTATTATGTATGGAGGTTCAGAGGTAATAAGAGGTGAACTAACAGCTGGTTCTTTTATGTCTTTTATAGCTGCACTATTTATGCTTTATACTCCAGTTAAAAGGCTCTCTGCAATCTATAATCAACTTCAAGATGCAGTTGCTGCCCATGAAAGAGTTATCTCTTTATATGAAATTAAACCTCAAATATTAACAGGAGATAAAAATTTCCCTGAAAATATTGAAACCATTGATATAAAAAATGTATCACTAAATTATGGTGAATTACAAGCTTTAAAAAATATAAATTTAAGTGCAAAAAAAGGTGAAAAAATTGCCCTTGTTGGAGATAGTGGTGGAGGAAAATCTTCACTTATAAATCTTTTAATTAGATTTTATGATGTAAATAGTGGAGAGATTCTATTTAATGAGACTCTTTTAAAAGAGATTAATATTAAATCACTTAGAACAAATATCTCTGTGGTAACCCAAAGAGTTTATATTTTTAATGATACTATTGCTTCAAATGTTGCTTATGGGCAAAAAATAGATGAAGAAAAAGTTATTGAAGCTTTAAAACAAGCCCATGCTTATGATTTTGTCTCTAAAATGGAAGATGGTATTTATGCAAAACTTGATGAGTTTGGGACAAACTTAAGTGGAGGTCAGCGACAAAGAATCGCTATTGCAAGAGCTTTATATAAAAATCCACAGGTTTTAATTTTGGATGAAGCAACATCAGCGTTAGATAATGAGAGTGAATCAATTATCTCTGAAGTAATAGATGAGATTAGTAAAAATAGAATCACTTTTGTTATTGCTCATAGACTAAGTACAATAAAAAATGCAGATAAAATTGCCGTATTTAAAAATGGTGAAATTGTTTGTGTTGATAAAGAGAAGAATCTTCTTAATAACTGTAGCGAGTACCAAAGATTATATAATCTTGCAAATCTATAG
- a CDS encoding quinone-dependent dihydroorotate dehydrogenase — protein sequence MLNYKTLKKVLFLFQPETAHSLAEIGLRILPYFKFIYNYMVNRNFIINPKLKQEIYGINFPNPVGLAAGFDKNATMVKPMMALGFGYTEIGTMTPRPQPGNPKPRAFRFPEQNSIQNAMGFNNEGSATVLMNLKKVYPFSIPVGANIGKNKTTSEEFAIQDYKTLIRKFKDESDYLVINISSPNTPNLRDLQNEKFIKELFSMAKEMTTKPVFLKIAPDMEASTAIELCKTAVDAGAAGIIATNTTIDYSLVPNAKDFGGLSGACLTQKSYELFKEIAKELYGKTVLISVGGISNAEEAYKRLKAGASLIQVYTGLIFEGPSVVKEINEGILELMEKDGFNNISEVIGSDLK from the coding sequence TTGCTTAATTATAAAACATTAAAAAAAGTACTATTTTTATTTCAACCAGAGACTGCACACAGTCTAGCAGAGATAGGACTTAGAATACTTCCCTATTTTAAATTTATTTATAATTATATGGTTAATAGAAACTTTATTATAAATCCAAAACTAAAACAAGAGATTTACGGTATAAATTTTCCAAATCCTGTGGGATTAGCAGCAGGTTTTGATAAAAATGCAACTATGGTTAAACCAATGATGGCTTTAGGATTTGGATACACAGAGATTGGAACAATGACCCCAAGACCACAACCAGGTAATCCAAAACCAAGAGCATTTAGATTTCCTGAACAAAACTCAATTCAAAATGCAATGGGTTTTAACAATGAAGGTTCAGCAACAGTATTAATGAATCTAAAAAAAGTTTATCCTTTTTCAATTCCTGTTGGAGCAAATATTGGAAAAAATAAAACAACTTCTGAAGAGTTTGCAATACAAGATTATAAAACATTAATTAGAAAATTTAAAGATGAAAGTGACTATTTGGTAATTAATATTTCAAGTCCAAATACTCCAAATTTAAGAGATTTGCAAAATGAAAAGTTTATTAAAGAGCTATTCTCTATGGCAAAAGAGATGACAACAAAGCCTGTTTTTCTTAAAATTGCTCCAGATATGGAAGCCTCTACAGCAATTGAACTTTGCAAAACAGCAGTTGATGCAGGAGCAGCAGGGATTATTGCAACAAACACAACTATTGATTACTCTTTAGTTCCTAATGCAAAAGATTTTGGAGGATTGAGTGGAGCTTGTTTAACCCAAAAATCTTATGAACTTTTTAAAGAGATTGCTAAAGAGTTATATGGTAAAACAGTTCTTATCTCAGTTGGAGGAATTTCTAATGCAGAAGAGGCATACAAAAGATTAAAAGCAGGTGCTTCTTTGATACAAGTTTACACAGGATTGATTTTTGAAGGTCCTTCAGTTGTAAAAGAGATAAACGAAGGTATTTTAGAACTTATGGAAAAAGATGGATTCAATAACATTAGTGAAGTTATTGGTTCAGATTTAAAATAA